A window of Gudongella oleilytica genomic DNA:
ATACGAAAGGAGAGGAAATACCAAAGTCTGCACTTGTTCCACCTGCGATTTTTTCGAGTTCGGACTGAGGAATGTTAAAAGCAAGCTTTTCTGTATCGGCAGAGGTACTTACAATTACTTCAATGAGATCTCCCTTTGTTGTTCCACCGGTTTCTTCCGCTTTGTCAAGAAGCGCATTAACCATGGCTTTCGTTATAGAAACATTTGCTATGTCAGAGGAAACGTTGGGATCAACAGTAATACTGTTAGAAGTCCTCTCATTGTTTGTCTCTGTCGTTACAATAATGACTGGCGATATGGTTCCTCCGCCGCCTCCAGAAGAACCACTTGCAGCTGCTCGGTTGATCGTGATCGTGTAGGCATTAGTAGTTACTCCATCCTCTGCTGTAACTTCAACATTGATTATATTGCTTCCAACATTTAAAACTACCAGCTGGCTTGTTGCTACTGTTCCGTTTATCTCAACTATTGCACCGCTGTCATTAGCGGTTGCGGCAACTGTAGTACTGTCAACGTTATTTGCCACACTTGCGGTATAGCTTGTTACAGTACTTTGAAAATCAGGTGATAGTGTTACATTTGTTGCTGAAAGGCTTGAAAGGTCAGCATCATTTGAAATTGTACCATGAGTAAATCCTTGCCATGCAAGAGCTGGGTACCCATTATTATCGCTGCTAAGGGTCCAGACATTTGGAAAGGACCATGTACTATAGGTAGCAAGGTCTTTCATCTCTTCTGTAGTTTTGGGAATCCCCTTTCCAGTATCCGAAAGCCCGCAAAGATCGGAGTCATAATAGCTGTCTACCGCAACTGCCCCTGTATAAATCATGCCAGTTAATCCACCGGAGTCCGTCGCCCCGTCTAAATTCATAGTACCAGCTGAATAGCTGTTCTGAATAGTTCCCCACCAATTGGCACCGGCTAAGCCACCCACATATTGAGAGCCGGAAGCCATGACAGAGGATCTGGAATAGCAATTTCTTACAGCAGCTATAAAACCATTGGCCGATTCGATGACGCCCACAAGGCCTCCTGTATAAGTATTCGAGCCACTGACATTTCCTGCCGCAAAGCTTTCTGATAACAACCCTCCCTGCAGCGTTCCCACAAGGCCACCAGTTCGCTGATTTCCGGAAACATTACCGGTGAAACTGCATCTCACAATTGAATCACTTGCGCTGCCGGAATTATTTGTAGAATAACCCACGAGACCTCCAACCGCCTCTCCTGTCCCGGTCACTGTTGCGGATGAATGGCAATCTTCTATTAGCCCGTTATGGCTCATGCCAACCAGTCCGCCAAACTGACCAGCCCCGTTGATTGTTCCAGTGACCGTGCATCCCGAGATACGCCCTCGGTTTTCGCCAACCAAGGCCCCGGAATGATACCCAGCAATGATGTCCACGTTCTCAAGTATTACATCTTCCAAAACAGCAGTTGAGCCTGCCACGGCAAAGAGACCGGCCCAGCTTATACTAGAGCTTATTTTCAGGTTTGAAATGCTGTAGCCTTGCCCATCGTAGTGGCCATTGAAGGGTAGATTTTGATCATAATAATTGCTAACCCAGCCGATTGGGGTCCAGGATACGCCGCTAAGATCAATATCAGCCGTCTGGATAAAGTTGAGGCTAAGATGGTCGTTGATATGCGCCAGCTGTTCGGGGGTGGACACATGATAATAGGTTTCACCGCCTATTTCACTGGAGGCGATGTAGCCACCGTAGGCCTCCGTTACCTCGCAACCGTCTATAATGCACTCATGCGAGATCGAAACGTCGTCGATGAAGATGTTATTGTCACCACCCGACATCCCCAAGAAAGCTATGCGGACATCAGACTGTCCGGCATAAGTAGCCAGGCTGATTGATTCTTTAGTCCAACCTTCAGTTCCGGAGTATCTATAATATCTACCAAGATCGTTCCAGTGGATGCCCTGATCAGTTGATATTTGAACAAAGACACTGTCAATAGAGTCTTCTGCGCTTGCATCATGGTACATCCAGAATTCCAGCCAGTAGTCGCTTCCGTTGAAAAGGTTGAGCGATTCGGTCTGATAAAGTCGTGACTGGCTGGCATAGGGCATATCATAGGAATTGAACATGGCAACCTGGTTGCCGCTATGGGTACTGGCGGTTGGATTGGATAAAGTACTTGTCACGCTCCAGCCTGTGCCGGATTGGTCCCATCCATCCATGCCGCTCTCAAAATCTTCTTTGAAAAACTCGATCCCCATAGTACGCACGGTGCTTTCTCCATCCGTATAGACGATATATCGACCTTGGTTTACACCTTCTTCTGCTGCTAGACCTATGTCACCAACTTTGATGTAGTTTGACGCTGTTATCGTTCCACCTATGGTAACAAGGCCGCCTTGCGCAGCTGAAGCGCCGTGTTCGTCAGCGCCGGTAGAAGTCGTATTTCCGCCGACCGAAATGGAGGTACCCTCCTGGATAGCGTAAAGACCCTTCAGACTCTGTACATCACCGTCAATCATTACTTCAGAACCGGCGGAAGCTTCGACACCGTAATAGTTATTGCCGGTAACGTTACCAAGAACATGCACATTACCGCCGCCATCCGTCCAGCCGTAGGCGGAAACACCGCGGTAAGCTGCGGTCACATTTCCCTTAACCGTTATTGTTCCGCCGCTGGATGCCTCGACACCGCTGCCGCTGGATGCGGAGATATTGCCGTCTACGACCGCCTCCGCTCCAGAACCGCCGGCATAAACGCCGTTTAAGCTATTAATGTTACCCATGACATGGACAAAAGCGCCGCTGTATACGCGAAAGCCTTCGCCGATATAGCTGGTTACTTTAATATCTCCCGTAACCGTAACAGAACTACCACTTTCTGCAATAATTCCGTAGCCGTTAAGACTGTTGCTGGGGGTGGGGTCTGAAATGGAGGTTACGGTAGCCGTACCTTCGTTTAAGGCCCATACGCCAATATAGCCGGTTACGATATTGAGCTCGCCGCCATCGGAATCATCGATGGTGAGAGTGCCGCCGTCCACTTTGAGGGCCGGCTCGGAGCCGGTGCGGCCGATATTGAGTTTGTATGTGTCCAGGTCGAAATGGAGGTCTTTTTCAATCAGAATGATATCCCCTACATAGCGGATATCGGCGAGGAGGGTGATGATGTCACCACTATCAGCATCCGCCAGAGCGTCTTCAAGGAAAAGATAGGGCGTGCCGTTTAAATTACAGACCTCCTGTCTAGCGCGGACGGTGGCGCCGCCGTATGTATAGACATAAAAGTTATTCACGATCGAATCGTAATCGCCTACCGCCCGGATGTCATCGGGGAGGCTCAAATACGTGCCGAACTCGGAGACGATAATATAGCCTTTCACCGTGATATCCGCGCCGCTCAGCGCCCCAACCCCGGTTCCGTTCGTGCCTTGCGCATATACGTTGCCATCTATTGTTGCGGTACCATAACCAGCAATCCCGAATGCGCCTCCATCGCCATTTGCTGTGACGTCACCCAAGATGGTCGCGGAGGAGTTTGCGTATCCTACCTCAACGGCTACGCCGTTGGAGGCTGTGGCCGTGGCGTTGGTTACTTCCGCCGAGCTGCCTTCGCCGACACTGACGCCGCAGCTGCTCCCGGTTACATTGAATTCGCCTTCTCCGTTGATATCAACACTGAACCCGGCGGGAACCAATAAGGCCGCGCCGGAATCATTGACAACATTGAGGGTATAGCCGTTCAAATTGAAATAAAGGTCGAAATTCGGTGAGATCTGGCCGACATAATCGATGTCGTCCAACAGAGTGATGGTGTCCCAATCCACCTCAGCCGCCGTAATTGCTTCATCCAAAGTTTGGTATTGTACACCGTCCACTTCGGCGACATATGCAGCTTCCTTAACCCAGATGGTGCTTTGGGGATTGGCGCTGTCTCCCGTATCCATAAAAGTAAGGTGTCCCGCTTTTGTGGTAGGCGTAATACACTGTTCAGGACCTGTAAATACAGTGCCGTTTGCGTTGATGTAGTTAGTGGCATTGATCTCACCGTCAATGGTAATAAGGCTGCCGTAAACACCGCTAAAAACGGCTGCTCCGTAACTACCTGTACCTGTGACTGTAATATCACCGGTCAGAGAGACAACGCCTCCTTCCGTCGCATAAACGCCGTAACTGTTATCGCCTGCAACCGTTACGGACGACGGTATATCAACGTTGATCTCACTTCCGTTACTGTTTGCAAAAATACCGCATAACCCAACGCCTCCGGTAGATGTTAAGTTTAGCAAACCGCCAGTTCCGCTGTCAGTAACAGAAAGGTCAAATCCTCCACTCGCATATAGACAAGTCGTGTTCAGCACATTGATAGTCAGCGTATACCCGCTAACATCCAGTGTAAATGATTTGGTATTCGCCATAATCATTGAGCCGTACTCAATATCTGTCAGAAGCTGAATTGTCTGACCTGAAGAGACTGCTGATAGAGCTGCACCCAGGCTTGCATACTCAACTCCCGTCTCAACGATCCGACAGCTGTTCTCCGCCGCGCTAGCTGTTATTGGCATTGCGGCAAACAACGATAGCACCATAGCAACTGTCAATATCCACGATAGTACTTTTTTACGCATAATCTTTTCCTCCTTCGTATTCGCAAATAATTTTTACATTTAGATTTTCCTTTAATAAACCAATGAGCTGTTCAAAATCAGTTTTCTCGGCGAAACTGCCCTGATAATTTTTCTCCCGGGTTTGAATTTCAATCCCCGGAGCCTTTTCATTTTTCAATGTAATGGAAAGGATATCTTTAGCCTGAATTGCGATCCTATCGCTTTCTGCCTCTGTTGAGAATAGCACCAGCCTGTCCCTACTTATCAGCAGCTCGTATTCCTTTGTTTCAAAAAAGCCGGTTTTCAATCGTATGTCGAGACGCACCCATATCACCCCCATTAAACACATATCAAAATTATAAAATATTAATCAAATTATTTATACGATATAGAAGAATTTGACACGGCCATTTTCTTGACACGATTCCTGTCAAATGTGTTGAGTAAGTATGTCGACCTATGATAAAATATTGCAAAGAGGTGATTTAGTTTGCAATTTTATGAAAAGCTTGATTTTCTAATGAATATTACAAATACAACCAACAGTGCTTTGTCGTTATATATTAACCTTGACTCTTCCCATATAAGCCGTTTGCGCAGAGGGAAAAGAAGTGCTGTTAAGGATGAGAATTCTTTGCGCCTAATGGCAGAATTTTTTACAAGACGCTGTATTGATGATTATCAGCGCAAGGCTCTTGCGGACATGCTGGGTATAGATTTTCATTCTCTTGATACAACCAATAGCTCCCAATTTATTATGAGATGGTTAATGGATGAGAAGAAAGAGGAAGCTAAAAAAGTCGAGAGTTTTTTAGATCAAATATCAAACATTTCTGCTCGGCCTTTAACATCTGAACCTGCTAATATTTTGCCAACGGATGCTTCCACCGCTGACACTGAAATTTACTTTGGGCTTGAAGGTAAAAGGCTTGCTGTTAAGTGCTTTCTTTCTGAAGTTATAGCTCAGGAACAACCGCAGACCTTATTACTTTACAGTGATGAGCCTACGGACTGGATGACTGCGGATAGGGAATTTGCGGCAAAATGGGCTGCACTAATGGTACAGGTACTGTCAAAAGGCAATCGCATAAAAATCATCCATACAGTAAGCCGTGACCTTGATGAGATGCTGCATGCCATAAGTCAGTGGATGCCCCTTTATATGTCCGGCTTAATAGAGCCTTATTATTATCCGAAGAAAAGAGACGGCATTTTTAAGCGAACCCTTTTTATTGCACCCAATACAGCTGCTGTGACATCAAGCACAACAGGGAATATGATAAATAATGCGGCCAATTTCTATACTAAAAACAAGGAGGCTATTTGGGCGCTGACAGAAGAGTTTAATCAATATATAAGCTTGTGCAGCCCTTTGATAAAAATTTTTACACCCCACGAAAAAACATCCTATATTAATACTCTTCTGGAGTTTGAAAAAGAAAAAGGTAACTGTATCATAATAACGGAATCTCTATCCTTATTAACAATGCCGGCGGCTGTCGCTTCCAACTTCATACATCGCATAATGGATAATGATTTAAATTATGATGAGCTCGTAGAAAATAGAAGAGAACGCTTTCAGCAACAGCTGCAAGACAATTCATTTTTTGAGATCATTAGGATTTTTGACGGTGAAAAAATAAAGAACGGAGAAGTTAATATCTCCTCCTCTGATATGTTGAGCGGAGAAAAGGCATATTACACGCTGGAGGAATACATAGCTCATTTGGAGAGCATTCAGGGCCTTATGAATATCTATTCAAACTATAATGTTTATTTAACAAAAGAACCCATAGAAAGCCGATATATGGTTTACGTTAAGGAAAATCTGGGCGCCGTTATCGCAAAAACCTCTGAACCATCTGTAGCACTCGCTTTTAACGAAAGTAACTTAACCGCTGGGTTTTGGGATTATTTAAGATCTTTAATTGGTGAAAAAGCTTATCGATACCCCGATAAAAAGGAAAGTATCGATAAACTTTGCGAATATATCAGTAGTCTAAAGCAGTGCAAATAGGAAGATTCATCTTATAACCTCCGTGCCATCCGTAAATTTGAATACCAATTTGCCATCCGTTAGGATAGTAACGTTATCAATTATTGCCGCCCAGAGCCTGTTATCAAATTCCTCAAGGATACTATTGCGCTTTGTTAGATTCTGTACAAAGCCCTCAAGAACAAGACTTTTACTCTGGCGCTCCCGCTTCAATTCCTCAAGCTCGGTCATGCGCTCCAAAGCCTTGCGATTCCGCTCCAGGTAGCCATTGTTCCGCTCGTGCCATTCCTTCTGATTAATGGCAGTATGGGCATTTTCGTAAATGGCCTTTTTGAAAAGCTCAGCGACAACTTCCAGTTCACGGTGCAGCTCGTTAAGCTCAGAATCAATCTCAGAACAGTCGCAGAGGGTCTCTTGAGCTAATCGGCAGTTGGTAAGCAGTTCTTCGCGGTACTCAAGAATGGAATTGACGGCATCGACGAACTTTTCCTTTACTTCCTCTTCCGTGACATGAGGGGTGCTGCACTTGACTTCACCCTTATATTTCTCATTGCAACGCCAGATCATCCGGCGGTATTTTGTATTTGAACCCCAGACCTTCGAGCCGTAAAATCCGCCACAATCACCGCACACCAGCTTTGTTGACAGCGGGCTTTGGCATGCCGCCGGTCGTCCCAGCCTCTTGCGGCGCTCAAGCTCTGCCTGGACTGCATCAAACTCATCAGGCTCTATAATGGCAGGGTGGCTGTTTTGAACATAATATTGGGGAATTTCCCCCTCATTCTCCTTAATGGTTTTAGTCAGAAAATCAACCGTGAAGCGCTTCTGCAATAATGCATCGCCCTTGTATTTTTCATTTGTAAGGATAGAATTCACGGTTGCAACCTGCCACTGTTTTTTTCCACCGGGGGAAGGGATACCGCTGGTTGCGAGGTGCTTGGCTATTGCAGAGGAGGTTTTGCCCTCCATGAATAGACGATATATCAGGCGGACAATTTCCGCTTCGCTATCAACTATCTTAGGGGTACCATCCTCTCCCTTTTCATATCCGAGGAACCGCTTGTAGGGCATGCTGACTTTTCCGTCGGCGAAGCGCTTGCGCTGGCCCCAAGTCACATTTTCGGAAATCGAGCGACTTTCTTCCTGAGCAAGTGAGCTCATAATTGTGATGAGCAGTTCGCCCTTGCCATCAAAGGTGTAGATATTCTCCTTCTCGAAAAATACTTCAACACCTTTTTCCTTGAGCTTTCGAACCGTTGAAAGGCTATCCACAGTATTTCTGGCAAACCGGCTGACCGATTTAGTAACGATCAGATCAAGCTTGCCGTCCAAAGCATCCGCGACCATTTTATTAAAACCATCGCGCTTTTTTGTGTTGACTGCACTGATACCTTCGTCAGTATATATCCCTGCGAACTCCCAATCGGGGCGCTCCTTGATGTACTTGGTGTAGTAATCGACCTGGGCTTCATAGGAGGTCAGCTGCTCTTCGCTGTCCGTGGAAACCCGCGCATAAGCTGCGGTCCGTCTTTTAGTTGATGGATTCATGCTCTGCGCAGAGGTGCGCTGAATAGTCGCAGGTATAACTCTTATATTTGACGCCATAATCAGCACCTCCTTTTTGTGCGTTCTCTGGCAACTTCCCGCATTTCCTCAGTCCAGCTTTCGCTGCGTGATTTGTGCTGCCAGCGCTTTTCGACTGTATGTCTATCGTGAAAAACAAATATCAGCTTACCTGGTTCTGGTACTAATATCTCAGCGATTTCTTTTCTCAAGGTATCGGCGCTAAGCTCCTCCAGTCCAAGCACCTCCGTGCTTAGCGAGTACAGCACCGACTCAGGGACCTGCTTTGAAGGGCAGGCAGCTTTTCCCTCCTGCAGATAGGTGGAGCAATACCATGCCACCTTTCCTTTGCGATCCTTACGTTTATACTTCTTCCCGCAGAGCTCACATTGAAGAATGCTGCTAAAAGGGTAGCGGCTGCAGGTGCTGCTCTTGGTTTTGCTTTTCAACCTGCGACTATTCAAAATAGCCTGAGCTTTATCAAAGGTCTCCTGGTCAA
This region includes:
- a CDS encoding transcriptional regulator produces the protein MNITNTTNSALSLYINLDSSHISRLRRGKRSAVKDENSLRLMAEFFTRRCIDDYQRKALADMLGIDFHSLDTTNSSQFIMRWLMDEKKEEAKKVESFLDQISNISARPLTSEPANILPTDASTADTEIYFGLEGKRLAVKCFLSEVIAQEQPQTLLLYSDEPTDWMTADREFAAKWAALMVQVLSKGNRIKIIHTVSRDLDEMLHAISQWMPLYMSGLIEPYYYPKKRDGIFKRTLFIAPNTAAVTSSTTGNMINNAANFYTKNKEAIWALTEEFNQYISLCSPLIKIFTPHEKTSYINTLLEFEKEKGNCIIITESLSLLTMPAAVASNFIHRIMDNDLNYDELVENRRERFQQQLQDNSFFEIIRIFDGEKIKNGEVNISSSDMLSGEKAYYTLEEYIAHLESIQGLMNIYSNYNVYLTKEPIESRYMVYVKENLGAVIAKTSEPSVALAFNESNLTAGFWDYLRSLIGEKAYRYPDKKESIDKLCEYISSLKQCK
- a CDS encoding recombinase family protein; protein product: MASNIRVIPATIQRTSAQSMNPSTKRRTAAYARVSTDSEEQLTSYEAQVDYYTKYIKERPDWEFAGIYTDEGISAVNTKKRDGFNKMVADALDGKLDLIVTKSVSRFARNTVDSLSTVRKLKEKGVEVFFEKENIYTFDGKGELLITIMSSLAQEESRSISENVTWGQRKRFADGKVSMPYKRFLGYEKGEDGTPKIVDSEAEIVRLIYRLFMEGKTSSAIAKHLATSGIPSPGGKKQWQVATVNSILTNEKYKGDALLQKRFTVDFLTKTIKENEGEIPQYYVQNSHPAIIEPDEFDAVQAELERRKRLGRPAACQSPLSTKLVCGDCGGFYGSKVWGSNTKYRRMIWRCNEKYKGEVKCSTPHVTEEEVKEKFVDAVNSILEYREELLTNCRLAQETLCDCSEIDSELNELHRELEVVAELFKKAIYENAHTAINQKEWHERNNGYLERNRKALERMTELEELKRERQSKSLVLEGFVQNLTKRNSILEEFDNRLWAAIIDNVTILTDGKLVFKFTDGTEVIR
- a CDS encoding S-layer homology domain-containing protein; its protein translation is MDGGTLTIDDSDGGELNIVTGYIGVWALNEGTATVTSISDPTPSNSLNGYGIIAESGSSVTVTGDIKVTSYIGEGFRVYSGAFVHVMGNINSLNGVYAGGSGAEAVVDGNISASSGSGVEASSGGTITVKGNVTAAYRGVSAYGWTDGGGNVHVLGNVTGNNYYGVEASAGSEVMIDGDVQSLKGLYAIQEGTSISVGGNTTSTGADEHGASAAQGGLVTIGGTITASNYIKVGDIGLAAEEGVNQGRYIVYTDGESTVRTMGIEFFKEDFESGMDGWDQSGTGWSVTSTLSNPTASTHSGNQVAMFNSYDMPYASQSRLYQTESLNLFNGSDYWLEFWMYHDASAEDSIDSVFVQISTDQGIHWNDLGRYYRYSGTEGWTKESISLATYAGQSDVRIAFLGMSGGDNNIFIDDVSISHECIIDGCEVTEAYGGYIASSEIGGETYYHVSTPEQLAHINDHLSLNFIQTADIDLSGVSWTPIGWVSNYYDQNLPFNGHYDGQGYSISNLKISSSISWAGLFAVAGSTAVLEDVILENVDIIAGYHSGALVGENRGRISGCTVTGTINGAGQFGGLVGMSHNGLIEDCHSSATVTGTGEAVGGLVGYSTNNSGSASDSIVRCSFTGNVSGNQRTGGLVGTLQGGLLSESFAAGNVSGSNTYTGGLVGVIESANGFIAAVRNCYSRSSVMASGSQYVGGLAGANWWGTIQNSYSAGTMNLDGATDSGGLTGMIYTGAVAVDSYYDSDLCGLSDTGKGIPKTTEEMKDLATYSTWSFPNVWTLSSDNNGYPALAWQGFTHGTISNDADLSSLSATNVTLSPDFQSTVTSYTASVANNVDSTTVAATANDSGAIVEINGTVATSQLVVLNVGSNIINVEVTAEDGVTTNAYTITINRAAASGSSGGGGGTISPVIIVTTETNNERTSNSITVDPNVSSDIANVSITKAMVNALLDKAEETGGTTKGDLIEVIVSTSADTEKLAFNIPQSELEKIAGGTSADFGISSPFVSIVFDGKAMDTISGAESGGTVSITVARMADLNGRPVYDLTVMNGNTLVSDFKGGHATVTIPYELKPGETPNAVVIYYLADDGTLKAVRGHYDESLKAVVFKTTHFSNFVIGYNPVSFNDVAAGAWYKDAIDFIAAREITSGTSVGKFSPEATLTRGQFIVLLMNAYGISPDAAEEGTTNFVDAGNTYYTNYLLAGKSLGIVNGIGNNMFAPEQAVTRQEMFVMLYNALEVIGELPQAYGDKQLSDFGDANQVASWAQEAMSALVEGGVISGSNGMLNPTVSTTRAQMAQMLYNLLSK